One Microbacterium sp. W4I20 DNA window includes the following coding sequences:
- a CDS encoding ABC transporter substrate-binding protein, which yields MRSLTAAAIVSALLIAAPVSAAQAQSVQASTEAPADDTTLRIATSGFVDTFNPFISIYLAPTNIIRYVYESLVQNDAEDGSPTKGLADSWDVSDGGRTWTFTLQDDLEWSDGEPITSADVKYTYEQMMTVPALATANGNLVSNFDTVEAPDDKTVVITLKTPQAPNPGSEIPVVPQHIWENVDDPTTFANDKDVVGSGPFLLESYAANQSIVLKANEKFWRGAPKIDAIQYVYYTNSDAQVQALKAGDVDLVTGLTPTQFDALDGVEGITTHSGEGRRFHSISVNLGQQTRDNVPYGTGSEALKDVEVRQAIRLGTDTETLLDKVLEGQGVHATSFIPASFPKWSLPEDSSVIEGFDPDAAKAKLDEAGWAPGADGIREKDGERLALRLMIDADDSNEQSIADFFVPWMKDIGIEITVESTDSDTISAKAVSGDYDLYFSGWSVNPDPDYQLGINTCMNLPTSTDGTGGTTQDGYCNPEFDELYTQQRSELDETKREEIVREMLELNYTDTAQIATWYANSLEAYRSDRFTGFTLQPKDTGIIANQAGYWGYLTVEPVEGATAGGTGTNTGLIIGGVVVGVILVGGLIFFLIRRRNIADVE from the coding sequence GTGCGAAGTCTGACCGCCGCTGCGATCGTCTCCGCGCTCCTCATCGCCGCCCCGGTCAGTGCCGCGCAGGCGCAGTCGGTGCAGGCCTCAACCGAAGCTCCGGCCGACGACACCACGCTGCGTATCGCGACCTCCGGCTTCGTCGACACGTTCAACCCGTTCATCTCGATCTACCTCGCGCCGACGAACATCATCCGCTACGTGTACGAGTCGCTCGTGCAGAACGACGCCGAGGACGGCTCGCCGACCAAGGGTCTCGCCGACTCCTGGGACGTGAGCGACGGCGGCCGCACGTGGACCTTCACCCTGCAGGATGATCTGGAGTGGTCGGATGGCGAACCCATCACGTCCGCAGACGTCAAGTACACGTACGAGCAGATGATGACCGTTCCGGCGCTCGCCACCGCGAACGGCAACCTCGTGTCGAACTTCGACACCGTCGAGGCACCCGACGACAAGACCGTCGTGATCACCCTCAAGACCCCGCAGGCGCCGAACCCGGGCTCCGAGATCCCGGTCGTCCCCCAGCACATCTGGGAGAACGTCGACGACCCCACCACCTTCGCGAACGACAAGGATGTCGTCGGCTCCGGGCCCTTCCTGCTCGAGAGCTACGCGGCGAACCAGTCGATCGTCCTCAAGGCGAACGAGAAGTTCTGGCGTGGAGCCCCGAAGATCGATGCGATCCAGTACGTGTACTACACGAACTCCGACGCACAGGTGCAGGCGCTCAAGGCCGGCGACGTCGACCTGGTCACCGGGCTCACGCCCACGCAGTTCGACGCGCTGGACGGCGTCGAGGGCATCACCACGCACTCGGGCGAAGGGCGACGGTTCCACTCGATCAGCGTCAACCTCGGTCAGCAGACCCGCGACAACGTGCCCTACGGCACGGGAAGCGAAGCGCTGAAGGACGTCGAGGTGCGTCAGGCCATCCGCCTCGGGACCGACACCGAGACGCTTCTCGACAAGGTCCTCGAAGGACAGGGCGTGCACGCGACCAGCTTCATCCCCGCATCGTTCCCGAAGTGGAGCCTCCCCGAGGACAGCTCCGTGATCGAGGGATTCGATCCGGATGCAGCGAAGGCGAAGCTCGATGAGGCCGGCTGGGCTCCCGGCGCAGACGGCATCCGCGAGAAGGACGGAGAGCGGCTCGCGCTCCGCCTGATGATCGACGCCGACGACTCCAACGAGCAGTCCATCGCGGACTTCTTCGTGCCCTGGATGAAGGACATCGGCATCGAGATCACGGTCGAGTCCACGGACTCCGACACCATCAGCGCGAAGGCCGTGAGCGGTGACTACGACCTGTACTTCAGCGGCTGGTCCGTCAACCCCGACCCCGACTACCAGCTCGGGATCAACACCTGCATGAACCTGCCGACGTCGACCGACGGCACCGGCGGAACGACGCAGGACGGCTACTGCAACCCGGAGTTCGACGAGCTGTACACGCAGCAGCGCTCGGAGCTCGACGAGACGAAGCGCGAGGAGATCGTTCGCGAGATGCTCGAGCTGAACTACACCGACACCGCGCAGATCGCCACCTGGTACGCGAACTCCCTGGAGGCCTACCGGTCCGACCGCTTCACGGGCTTCACGCTGCAGCCGAAGGACACCGGCATCATCGCCAACCAGGCGGGTTACTGGGGCTACCTCACCGTCGAGCCGGTGGAGGGCGCCACCGCCGGCGGCACCGGCACCAACACCGGACTGATCATCGGCGGAGTCGTGGTCGGGGTCATCCTCGTCGGAGGACTGATCTTCTTCCTGATCCGACGTCGCAACATCGCCGACGTCGAATGA